The sequence GCAAGATATAACTGTGTCTGGCCACGCAGTAGAATGCCGTATCAACGCCGAAGATTCGACAAACTTTCTACCTAGTACGGGTAAAATTACCCGATTCCACGCGCCTGGCGGCTTGGGTGTACGCTGGGAATCGCATATCTATGCTGACTATTCTGTGCCACCATTCTACGACTCCATGATAGGAAAACTAATCTGTTTTGGTGAAAACCGTGACGTCGCCATCGCCCGCATGAAAATTGCGCTGTCGGAGCTAATTATCGATGGTATTAAAACCAACATTGATTTGCAGGTAAAAATAATGAATGACGAACATTTCCAGCAAGGTTGCACACATATACATTATTTTGAGCAGAAGTTCAGTGGTCAAACCTGAGCAAACGTTATGTTATGGTAATCTGATGATTAATAAATTAACTTATCATCTTTATCAGATGGTATCCTCTATTAATAGAAGTAGTAGATAATATCTGCGACAGTTTTTTACTTTAGTCCTGGTATTTTATAGTGCCAATAAACATTATTTCCGCTTGATTATGTTACATACACGCCATTTGTTTGCTAATACCAGGCACACTTCCTAAAAACTTAATTTTTTCAAAAGTGATGCAGCAGACATATCAGTGTCATAAATCAATCCCTCAAGGAGGCGTGGAAGCGCTGCTTTATTGCCATCACGCATTTAGCAACGATAGTGTTAATCTCATCCTCTTTTAGAGGACTAATTGGATCCTGTAAGATTAATCTGATAGCAAGACTTTTAAACCCTGCCTTGACGCTACTGTTGCGATATATGTCAAATAAAGTTACACCAAATAACTTATTTGCAAGCACTTTTCTACACTCTGCGAGAACATCGGCGGCGGCGACATCATTAGCTACCACTACTGCGATATCGCGTCGGTTAGCAGGAAAAGATGAAATATTCTGCGCCTTAGGTATTTTACATTTGGCAATATTCTTCCAGATAAGTTCAAATACGATTGTGCAGCTCATTAAATTAAGTTTTGACTCAAGCTCAGGATGAATCATCCCAAGTAATCCAATTACTTCATGTTTACGATAAATTGCAGCACTTTGCCCAGGATGTAGTGCGGGATGTCGTGTTGCCCTAAATTCAATATCGTTTAATGTTCCCGTCAGCTCCAGTATTGCCTCAATATCGCCCTTGGCATCGTAAAAATCAACCGGCTGGCACGACTGATCCCAATGTGCACTAAACTGCGGACCTGTGATTACTCCTGCCAATATCAGCTCCTGACGAATGCCCATGTCGGCTACATGATCAGGAACAAAGCGCAACCCACTTTCAAACAGTCTGATCCGCTTCTGCTGACGATTCTGATTATTTACCACCACACTAAGCAGGCCAGTCCATAACGACAAACGCATGGCGGACATATCTTGGGCCATTGGACGTGGTAGTACTAGTGGTTCCTGCTGCGGATGGAGCATTGACTGGCTTGTGGGGTTGACAAAACTATAAGTTATAGCTTCCTGATAACCGCGGTCTACTAGTAGTGTTTTAGCACGTAACAGCGGCAGCTCTGCTTCGCTATGATGCGGCATCAACAAGTTTGCTCGTACTGGAACCGAAGGGATTACATCGTAACCATAGATACGCACGATCTCTTCAATTAAATCTTCTTCTATAGCTATATCGAAACGCCAGCTAGGTGTCAGAACTTGCCAGTTCTCATCGCGGCGGCTGACCTGGAAGCCAAGACGGAGCAAGATATTGCTAACTTCCTCGTCCGGTATAACATATCCTATCAAACGGTCTAGGTTTTCCCGTTGCAGGTAAATGTTGGATGGTTGATCAAGTTCGGTTTCATAGGTAACCTCTATAACTGGTCCCGGATTACCTCCGCAAATTGAGATTAATAGCGCCGTTGCCCGCTCCATAGCGCGCGGTTGCAACGCCGGATCCACGCCGCGTTCGTATCGGTAGGAAGCATTGGTGTGTAGTCCGTAACTGCTAGCGCGACCAGTGATAGCCAAAGGATGAAAAAAAGCGCATTCTAGCACTACGTCGCGGGTGGTTGGTTTGATACTGGAGAAGGCACCGCCAACAATGCCGGCTATCGCTAGCACTTTGCTATAGTCAGCAATTACTAGCGTATCAGGTAACAGCTTGACTTCTCTACCATCAAGCAACGTAAGTGCCTCATCATGCCTAGCATGACGTACCACAATACCCCCAGAAATTCGATCTAGATCAAATGCATGCATGGGCTGTCCCAGTTCTAACTGTACATAGTTGGTAATATCAACTATGGTATTCACCGACTGCAGACCACTGCGGCGTAGTTTTTCTTTCATCCATAGTGGCGTTGAAGCATTGACGTTGATATTTTTCACCACTCTGCCCAAATAGCGTGGACAGGCGTTGTTCTGGTCAATGTGAATCGGCACAGCATCGACGATCAACGGAGACACCATCTCGATGACCGGCTGTACAAGTGGCATGCGGTTAAGCACCGCAACATCGCGAGCAATACCTAGCAAACAAAGACAATCGGCTCGATTCGGTGTGACGTTCATGCTGAAGATATTATCATTAAGCTGGAGATAGTTGCGGATATCCTGGCCGATAGGCGAATCTGCGGGCAGTTCAATAATGCCCATGCCATTAGTGCAGTTGGAAATACCTAATTCAGAACATGAGCACAACATTCCCTCAGAGAACGCACCGCGCCATTTTATAGCCTTAATCTTTAAGTTTCCTGGCAACACAGCGCCCGTTTTTGCCACCACTACCAGCAGATCAGCACGACAGTTGGGTGCACCGCAAACAACATCTAGCTGTCGATCGCAGCCGATATCAACTTTGGTTACCCACAATTTATTTGTATTAGGATGCGTTCGACATTCTACTACTTTGCCAACTACCACCCCAGTAAAACTGCTCGCAACAGGTTCTATACATTCTACTTCTAGTCCAGCCATGGTCATCTGCTCCGCTAACGCTGAGCTATCTATTGCTGGATTTACCAATTCACGCAGCCAAAGTTCACTGAATTTCATGTGGTTGTCCCGCTTTTAGTTGAATTGTTTTAGAAAACGCAGATCATTTTCGAAAAATGCACGTAAATCCATGACACCATAACGTAGCATTGTCAATCGCTCAATACCCATGCCAAAGGCAAAACCTGAATATATTTTGGGGTCAATGCCGACGTGTCGCTGAACATTAGGGTGTACCATCCCGCATCCCAACACTTCCAGCCAGCGGCCATTTTTACCCATAACGTCCACTTCAGCAGAAGGTTCGGTAAAAGGAAAAAAAGATGGACGGAACCTAACCTGCAGATCTTCTTCAAAAAAATTACGTATAAAATCATGCACTGTGCCCTTCAAGTTGGTGAAACTAATATTAGTATCAATAATAAGCCCCTCCATCTGATGAAACATAGGTGTATGGGTTTGGTCGTAATCCTTACGGTACACCCGTCCAGTGGCAATCATACGGATAGGAGGCTGCTGCGCTTTCATAGTGCGGATTTGAACGCTGGATGTCTGGGTACGCAATAAACGAGTAGCGTCAAACCAGAAAGTATCTTGATCGGCGCGCACTGGGTGATGCGCGGGAATATTTAGGGCATCGAAATTATGATAATCATCTTCTATTTCAGGACCGGTAGCGACCGAAAAACCAAGTCCATTGAAGAAATGCTCAATACGTGCTATAGTGCGCGATATGGGGTGCAAACCGCCATTTGCCATGCGTCTACCAGGTAGCGATACGTCTAACTGCTCGGCTGCTAGCCTATCCTTCAACGCTGATTTACTAAGTTTTGTTTTACGTTCTATCAGCGCTTGCTGCACGTCATACTTAGCTTGATTAAACACTACACCAGCCGCCGGCCGCTCACTTGGTGCTAGATCCTGTAGCATCTTCATTTTTTGGGTAAAAATACCTTTTTTGCCGAAATATTCAACGCGCACATGCTCTAAAGCATCCAGATCCTGGGACTTGGCGATGTCTAATGTAGCTTGTATAACCAACTCTGTGATGTTTTGCATGTTTTTTCAACCTCTATCTAGATGACTTAATATAAATATGAGCTCAGTCAACGTCTGTACTAGTACAGCGCGCTTGTGTTAGTTAATTAGTAATAAAAAAACCTCCACTTAGGGAGGCTATAGCTTGATTTTAGTTATTTGCATTTTTAAATACAGTAAGCGCAGATCAACGCATACCAAACAGATGGTAAAGCACATGTAACATTAGTAGCAAGCATTAATAGGCATGCAAAATTATAAACTTGTGGGTATCTATTCTGGATAGGTGAGGGAAAATATTGGCTCTTTAGTATTCAACCTGCTAAGGCACATTTTGCTTTATCTGTCAGAGCGGCAAATGCTGTTTTGTCAAATACTGCAATATCGGCCAAAATTTTACGGTCAATCTCTATAGAAGATCTTTTCAGACCATTGATAAGCTTGCTGTAAGAAATACCCTGCTGACGAGCAGTAGCGTTAATTCGCGCAATCCACAGTTTACGGAACTGACGTTTCTTTTGCCGGCGGTCACGGTAAGCATACTGGCCGGCTTTGATAACAGCCTGGAAGGCAACACGGTAAACACGCGAACGGGCGCCGTAGTAGCCATTCGATTGTTGTAATATTTTTTTATGACGTGCGTGTGCTACCACACCGCGTTTTACGCGAGCCATATATCTCTCTCCTATATTTGATTTTCATTCCAACCAGTAGTTGAAATACCGTTTACGCGTACGGCAAGCAACGCACAACCGAACCCAAATCATTTTGAGAAAGACTGGATTTCAGTCGAAGATGACGCTTATGCTTAGTTGATTTTTTGGTTAGTAGATGACGTAGGCCAGCATACTTACGCTGAAAACCTCCTGAAGCAGTTTTTTTAAAGCGTTTTGCGGCACCGCGTACAGTCTTTATTTTTGGCATTAATTCACCTCGGCAGGCTTATAATACTATTTCTTATGGGGTGCCAGCACCATGATTGCCTGGCGTCCTTCAATTTTGGACGGAAAAGATTCGACTACTGCCAGTTCACTTAGATCATCGCGAACGCGGTTCAGTAATTCGATGCCAATCTGCTGGTGCGCCATTTCACGTCCGCGAAATCTTATAGTTATTTTAGCTTTATCGCCTTCTTCCAGAAATCGAATCAAGTTACGTAGTTTGACCTGATAGTCGCCTTCATCTGTACCAGGACGAAATTTTATTTCTTTAATCTGGATAACTCTTTGTTTTTTCTTTTGTTCTTTGATTGATTTGCTTTTTTCATATAGGAACTTACCATAATCCATGATTCGGCAAACCGGAGGTTCGGCATTTGGACTAATTTCTACTAAATCAACACCTGTTTCATCTGCTTTTGCAAGCGCTTCCTTCAAGTAGACAACACCAATCTGCTTACCATCAATATCGGTAAGACGAACCTCTGCGGCGCTTATTTCTTGGTTAATGCGATGGGTGCGCGCTGATTGAACTAGTTTTCCGCCTTTAATACTTTATTCCTCCATATTATGAAGATTACGGCTACTGATTTCTTGCTGCAGCTTTACAATAAGCTTGTTAACGTCGATGCTACCAAGGTTTTTACCCCGGCGTGTACGCACAGTAACCTCACCTGTTTCCATCTCTTTATCTCCACAGACTAACATGTAAGGCACGCGACGCAAAGTATGTGTGCGAATTTTAAAGCCTATTTTTTCATTTCTCAAGTCTGCTTTTACCCTAATACCTGCTGTTGACAGTTTGTCCGTTAGGTTTTCGACATATACTGACTGATGATCGGTAATATTCATTGTAACAACCTGTGTCGGTGCCAGCCAGGTAGGGTAGCAACCAGCATATTCTTCTGTAAGAATGCCAATAAATCTTTCCATTGACCCTAAAATAGCGCGGTGAATCATAACCGGGACCAAACGTTCGTTATTTTCTCCAACATAAAAGGCGTTTAAACGACCTGGCATTGAAAAGTCTAGTTGTACTGTACCACATTGCCAGGCACGGTCCAGACAATCAAGAAGCACAAATTCAATTTTCGGACCATAAAAAGCTCCCTCACCTGGTTGGTATTCAAAGAGCATACCATTTTCCGTTAGCGTTGCGGCTAAATCCTGCTCAGCCCTGTTCCAAACTTCATCGCTACCAATATGATGTTCTGGTCTAGTGGACAGTTTGACAAAAATTTTTTCGAAACCAAAAGTAGCATATATGTCATACACCATTTTAATGCAATTATTTACTTCATTGTGTATTTGGTCTTCAGTACAGAAGATATGGGCGTCATCTTGGGTAAAGCCGCGCACACGCATTAAGCCGTGTAGCGAGCCGGATGGTTCATTGCGGTGACAACTACCGAATTCAGCTATGCGCATCGGTAGATCGCGATAAGACTTCAAACCCTGATTAAACATCTGCACATGTCCGGGACAATTCATCGGTTTGATACAATATTCACGATTTTCAGATGAAGTAGTAAACATATGAGAAGCATAATTTTCCCAATGGCCAGTATTTTCCCAAAGCATGCGGTCCATCATTAAGGGCCCTTTAACTTCCTGATATTGATAATCTTTCAGTTTCATCCGTAAAAACGCTTCTAGCTCACGGAATATAATCAAGCCATCGTTGTGCCAGAAGAGCATGCCAGGTGCTTCTTCCTGCATATGATAGAGGTCAAGCTGCTTACCTATCTTACGATGATCGCGCTTAGCAGCTTCTTCCAGCTGTTGCAAATAGGTATTAAGCTGTTTTTTATTTCCCCAGGCAGTACCGTAAATACGCTGCAGCATTTTGTTTTTGTGATTGCCGCGCCAGTAAGCACCTGAGGTTTTTTGCAAAGTGAAGTGGTGGCAGAAACTCATATTGGGAACGTGTGGACCGCGGCACATGTCCACATATTCTTCATGATGATACAGCACTGGCTGATCATTGCGGTTGATATTTTCGTCAAGTATAGCAACTTTATAATCCTCACCACGCGAAGTAAACTCATCACGGGCCTGTTGCCAGCTAACTTTTTCTTTGATGATACTATAATTTTTGTTTGCTAGTTCGTGCATATGTTTTTCTAGCAGATCGAGATCATCCTTGGTTAGGGTATGGTCTAGATCAACATCATAATAAAAACCTTTATCAATGACCATCCCGATTGCTATTTTGGTATTTGGCCATAATTGCTTTATGGCGTGCCCCAGTAAATGCGCGCAGGATTGGCGGATGATTTCCAATCCCGCCTCATCATTTGCAGTAATGATTGAGAGCTGGGCGTCGTGCTCAATAACATCAAAAGCATCTACCAATTCACCGTTAACTCTGCCGGCAATGCAAGCTTGAGCAAAGCTTGCACCACCTATATTACGTGCGATATCAAGTGGAGAAACAGGCTTTGTAAGCTGAAGTTTACTGCCATCAGCGAGAGTTATAACGGGCATAAGATTTTCCTGTAGTAGTTACACACGTAAACACCGATTAAATATTAACTTTAGCATTGTTAAGTTGCGTATTTTTGTTATGTTATTGAATAAGTGCACAAGCATATTTGCACAGGTGTACAAAAAAAACAGCTAAATCAATGTAATTCATACATGAATACATTCAATTTATTGAGAGTATTAAACAGAGTAATGTATACAAACAAATATGCACCTAGGTTAAGTTAATTGCTGCATCATTTAGGCGATGTTTATAATTTAATACCATGTATTATATTGTATGATACCTGTGACATTTAATAATAAAAAAGAAGTTTAATTTTAATTATGAAATTGCAGCGTAGCATAACGAATATAAAGCATAGCAATACTTCTTAAATTAAGACATTTGCACGGTGGCTGGCTTATTCAGAACTACTTATAAATAACTGGAGTGACACCATGGATACCTATGCCGTTTTTGGCAATCCTATTCACCACAGTCGTTCACCATACATTCATGCGCTTTTTGCTACTTTAACCGGTTTATCCCACCCTTATAAACGAGTTATGGCGCCGCTGGAAAGTTTTGAACACACGTTGTGGCATTTCTTTGAAGCAGGCGGTTTAGGAGCGAATATTACCCTACCGTTTAAAGAACGTGCCTTCTCTTTATGCGATAAATTAACCGAACGTGGGTTGTTGGCCGGAGCAGTAAATACTATCAAGAAACTACCAGATGGATCATACCTGGGGGATAACACTGACGGCATTGGCTTAGTAAGTGATTTAAAGCGTCTTCATATACTGCGTCAAGACAGTAGGGTGCTATTAATTGGTGCGGGCGGCGCAACGCGTGGTGTGATTCAGCCTTTGCTGGCTTATGGCTGCCAAATTGTACTTACCAACCGTACTTTTTCCCGTGCGCAGAAACTGGTAGATTTTTACCACAGCGATATTAGTGCGCTACCGCTGGAACAACTCAGAACGCCTGATTACGATCTAATTATTAATGCAACATCGACTGGTGTACAGGGTAACATCCCAATACTGCCTGTGTCGGTTATTACACCAGTAGTTTGCTGTTACGATATGTTTTATCAACCAGGTGGCGATACGCCTTTTATCACCTGGTGTCGACGGCACGGTGCGCTCATCTGCGCCGATGGGCTTGGTATGCTGGTGGGCCAAGCCGCCTCAGCATTTTTACTGTGGCATGGCGTATTGCCACCAATTTTGCCGGTGCTAAAAATCCTGCGCGCGGAGCTATAATGCGCTCTATGAATGTCTCTGCTGATAAATGTTCAAAATTTGACGCAGTTGTAGTAAACAACTGTAGTAAAAGGTGATACCATACAAGTATTGCGGTGAGTGGCGCAGTCTGGTAGCGCAATACGTTCGGGACGTATTGGTCGGAGGTTCAAATCCTCTCTCACCGACCAATGGTTTAGTAACAGCCAGGTGCCGATCTTCTTAATTCACTTACTTAATAGTAAGAGTGTTTGCCGTGATGGTGCTCCGTTGAATCCCGTACTCCCTTAAGCTCAGGAAATCTTTCTAGCAGCTTTTTCTCAATCAATG is a genomic window of Candidatus Moranella endobia PCIT containing:
- the aroE gene encoding shikimate dehydrogenase gives rise to the protein MDTYAVFGNPIHHSRSPYIHALFATLTGLSHPYKRVMAPLESFEHTLWHFFEAGGLGANITLPFKERAFSLCDKLTERGLLAGAVNTIKKLPDGSYLGDNTDGIGLVSDLKRLHILRQDSRVLLIGAGGATRGVIQPLLAYGCQIVLTNRTFSRAQKLVDFYHSDISALPLEQLRTPDYDLIINATSTGVQGNIPILPVSVITPVVCCYDMFYQPGGDTPFITWCRRHGALICADGLGMLVGQAASAFLLWHGVLPPILPVLKILRAEL
- the rpmI gene encoding 50S ribosomal protein L35, encoding MPKIKTVRGAAKRFKKTASGGFQRKYAGLRHLLTKKSTKHKRHLRLKSSLSQNDLGSVVRCLPYA
- the rplT gene encoding 50S ribosomal protein L20, translating into MARVKRGVVAHARHKKILQQSNGYYGARSRVYRVAFQAVIKAGQYAYRDRRQKKRQFRKLWIARINATARQQGISYSKLINGLKRSSIEIDRKILADIAVFDKTAFAALTDKAKCALAG
- the pheT gene encoding phenylalanine--tRNA ligase subunit beta, with protein sequence MKFSELWLRELVNPAIDSSALAEQMTMAGLEVECIEPVASSFTGVVVGKVVECRTHPNTNKLWVTKVDIGCDRQLDVVCGAPNCRADLLVVVAKTGAVLPGNLKIKAIKWRGAFSEGMLCSCSELGISNCTNGMGIIELPADSPIGQDIRNYLQLNDNIFSMNVTPNRADCLCLLGIARDVAVLNRMPLVQPVIEMVSPLIVDAVPIHIDQNNACPRYLGRVVKNINVNASTPLWMKEKLRRSGLQSVNTIVDITNYVQLELGQPMHAFDLDRISGGIVVRHARHDEALTLLDGREVKLLPDTLVIADYSKVLAIAGIVGGAFSSIKPTTRDVVLECAFFHPLAITGRASSYGLHTNASYRYERGVDPALQPRAMERATALLISICGGNPGPVIEVTYETELDQPSNIYLQRENLDRLIGYVIPDEEVSNILLRLGFQVSRRDENWQVLTPSWRFDIAIEEDLIEEIVRIYGYDVIPSVPVRANLLMPHHSEAELPLLRAKTLLVDRGYQEAITYSFVNPTSQSMLHPQQEPLVLPRPMAQDMSAMRLSLWTGLLSVVVNNQNRQQKRIRLFESGLRFVPDHVADMGIRQELILAGVITGPQFSAHWDQSCQPVDFYDAKGDIEAILELTGTLNDIEFRATRHPALHPGQSAAIYRKHEVIGLLGMIHPELESKLNLMSCTIVFELIWKNIAKCKIPKAQNISSFPANRRDIAVVVANDVAAADVLAECRKVLANKLFGVTLFDIYRNSSVKAGFKSLAIRLILQDPISPLKEDEINTIVAKCVMAIKQRFHASLRD
- the thrS gene encoding threonine--tRNA ligase, translated to MPVITLADGSKLQLTKPVSPLDIARNIGGASFAQACIAGRVNGELVDAFDVIEHDAQLSIITANDEAGLEIIRQSCAHLLGHAIKQLWPNTKIAIGMVIDKGFYYDVDLDHTLTKDDLDLLEKHMHELANKNYSIIKEKVSWQQARDEFTSRGEDYKVAILDENINRNDQPVLYHHEEYVDMCRGPHVPNMSFCHHFTLQKTSGAYWRGNHKNKMLQRIYGTAWGNKKQLNTYLQQLEEAAKRDHRKIGKQLDLYHMQEEAPGMLFWHNDGLIIFRELEAFLRMKLKDYQYQEVKGPLMMDRMLWENTGHWENYASHMFTTSSENREYCIKPMNCPGHVQMFNQGLKSYRDLPMRIAEFGSCHRNEPSGSLHGLMRVRGFTQDDAHIFCTEDQIHNEVNNCIKMVYDIYATFGFEKIFVKLSTRPEHHIGSDEVWNRAEQDLAATLTENGMLFEYQPGEGAFYGPKIEFVLLDCLDRAWQCGTVQLDFSMPGRLNAFYVGENNERLVPVMIHRAILGSMERFIGILTEEYAGCYPTWLAPTQVVTMNITDHQSVYVENLTDKLSTAGIRVKADLRNEKIGFKIRTHTLRRVPYMLVCGDKEMETGEVTVRTRRGKNLGSIDVNKLIVKLQQEISSRNLHNMEE
- the infC gene encoding translation initiation factor IF-3, producing the protein MKGGKLVQSARTHRINQEISAAEVRLTDIDGKQIGVVYLKEALAKADETGVDLVEISPNAEPPVCRIMDYGKFLYEKSKSIKEQKKKQRVIQIKEIKFRPGTDEGDYQVKLRNLIRFLEEGDKAKITIRFRGREMAHQQIGIELLNRVRDDLSELAVVESFPSKIEGRQAIMVLAPHKK
- the pheS gene encoding phenylalanine--tRNA ligase subunit alpha, which gives rise to MQNITELVIQATLDIAKSQDLDALEHVRVEYFGKKGIFTQKMKMLQDLAPSERPAAGVVFNQAKYDVQQALIERKTKLSKSALKDRLAAEQLDVSLPGRRMANGGLHPISRTIARIEHFFNGLGFSVATGPEIEDDYHNFDALNIPAHHPVRADQDTFWFDATRLLRTQTSSVQIRTMKAQQPPIRMIATGRVYRKDYDQTHTPMFHQMEGLIIDTNISFTNLKGTVHDFIRNFFEEDLQVRFRPSFFPFTEPSAEVDVMGKNGRWLEVLGCGMVHPNVQRHVGIDPKIYSGFAFGMGIERLTMLRYGVMDLRAFFENDLRFLKQFN